The following are encoded in a window of Torulaspora globosa chromosome 4, complete sequence genomic DNA:
- the PMC1 gene encoding calcium-transporting ATPase PMC1 (ancestral locus Anc_4.117) produces MADQQQFRKDADRQSGDMDYQLSNRTLNGASESTDAGNSEFVLSIESLAELHEEKSLKAFDKVFKHDPSKLYEYLETDAEEGIVMEGKNYYETPRYKKYGDNRIRERPAKTFLQLVWEGINDKTMLLLTAAAIVSFALGLYELWGQPPQYDPEGQKITKVDWIEGVAIMIAVVVVVLVGAINDYQKELQFMKLNRKKENRRIIVIRNGEKILISVFDLLVGDLINLQTGDVVPADCVLVAGKCEVDESSVTGESDALKMASLATAWKGYTNNVDEAPNCLLISGSKLLSGLGKAVVTAVGENSRHGKTMMSLSDEPENTPLQERLNELSDSISIYGCSAAILLFVVLFIRFLVHIKDGDEYGDLNPAERGSKFMNIFITAVTIIVVAVPEGLPLAVTLALAFATTRMTKDGNLVRNLSACETMGSATTVCSDKTGTLTENVMTVVRGFLGNHHFIDDGTERSKDSSRVFQNECSSELRKDILANIALNSTAFENKAYRGDSVDEDDNTLEGRSDSNPFAARLNNIKSKSLGKFKPCATSDDNDDNELPQGRQEPFIGSKTETALLGLARKSLGMKTIQELRRNTRSNFNIERIVQVIEFESSRKWGAIVVKYEDSDRYRVFIKGAAEIVFSRCQYRRNIDDEVEVITEDSKKDIADEIRSLASGALRAISLAHKDFVECRSWPPDDLRDDNDSSIASEEKLFGATFNPDRGGSSDDRLDDEEKGFVLDGIVGIADPLRDGVKYSVEQCQRAGVSVKMVTGDNIITAKAIAKSCHILSEESARDPDSAMEGPKFRKLSKKERMRIAPKLKVLARSSPEDKRLLVKSLKEMSEVVAATGDGTNDAPALKLADVGFSMGISGTEVAREASDIILMTDDFSAIGNAIKWGRCVSLSIKKFIQFQLTVNVTAVILTFVSSISSMEDKSVLTAVQLLWVNLIMDTLAALALATDKPDPMIMNRKPLGRFAPLISVSTWKMILIQSTLQLAVTFFLVFNGHVLFFPGKDSLSGHEQQQLNACIFNTFVWLQFFTLFVSRKLDEGDGISNWRQRISKTNLNFFQDLFRNGYFIGIMILIGGCQTLIMFFGGAAFSVARQTPAMWAAAIILGSLSIPVGALVRICPDEWILKIFPSRLLRGIKYIVTFEFTRSSNKRNYEDEESLLERDGTPNSGMSSE; encoded by the coding sequence ATGGCagatcagcagcagttCCGCAAGGATGCGGATCGGCAGAGCGGTGATATGGATTATCAGTTGTCGAATAGGACGCTGAATGGTGCTAGTGAGAGTACAGATGCTGGAAATAGCGAGTTTGTGCTTTCGATAGAGTCTCTTGCGGAACTACATGAGGAAAAAAGCTTGAAAGCGTTCGATAAAGTGTTCAAACATGATCCTTCCAAGTTGTATGAGTATCTGGAGACCGACGCTGAGGAGGGTATTGTAATGGAGGGGAAGAATTACTACGAGACCCCTCGGTATAAGAAGTATGGCGATAACAGGATTCGAGAAAGACCTGCGAAGacttttcttcagcttgtaTGGGAAGGTATTAATGATAAGACGATGCTGTTGCTGACGGCAGCAGCGATCGTGTCGTTTGCTCTGGGGTTGTATGAGCTTTGGGGACAACCGCCGCAATACGATCCGGAGGGTCAAAAGATCACAAAGGTGGACTGGATCGAAGGTGTAGCTATCATGATCGCTGTTGTGGTGGTGGTGCTTGTGGGAGCTATCAATGACTACCAAAAGGAGCTGCAGTTTATGAAATTGAACCGTAAGAAGGAGAATCGGAGGATCATCGTGATTAGAAATGGTGAGAAGATTCTAATTTCCGTCTTTGATCTCCTTGTTGGAGACCTGATAAATTTACAAACGGGGGACGTTGTGCCGGCAGATTGTGTCTTAGTCGCTGGCAAATGCGAAGTCGATGAATCATCGGTCACTGGTGAGTCCGATGCACTAAAGATGGCTTCCCTGGCGACAGCTTGGAAGGGATACACGAACAATGTGGACGAGGCGCCCAACTGCCTGCTAATATCGGGATCCAAGCTGCTCTCCGGTTTAGGGAAAGCAGTCGTCACGGCGGTGGGCGAGAACTCTAGGCACGGTAAGACAATGATGTCGCTGAGTGATGAGCCAGAGAATACGCCCTTGCAGGAGAGGTTGAACGAGTTATCCGACAGCATATCAATTTACGGTTGCAGTGCCGCGATTTTGTTGTTTGTTGTGCTTTTTATAAGATTTTTGGTCCACATCAAAGATGGTGATGAATATGGCGACCTGAATCCGGCTGAGAGAGGCTCTAAGTTCATGAACATCTTTATCACAGCAGTGACGATTATCGTTGTCGCGGTTCCCGAGGGTTTGCCTCTTGCCGTCACTTTGGCTCTCGCTTTTGCAACAACAAGAATGACTAAAGATGGTAATTTGGTGCGAAACTTGAGTGCGTGCGAAACAATGGGTTCTGCGACTACGGTATGCTCGGATAAAACCGGTACTTTGACAGAAAACGTGATGACAGTAGTCAGAGGCTTTTTGGGAAATCATCATTTCATTGATGACGGGACTGAGAGAAGTAAAGATTCAAGCCGAGTGTTTCAGAATGAATGTTCTTCGGAGCTGAGAAAAGATATTTTAGCGAACATTGCATTGAATTCGACGGCTTTCGAAAACAAAGCATACCGCGGCGATAGCgtggatgaagacgacAATACCCTGGAGGGAAGAAGTGACTCAAATCCATTCGCTGCTCGTCTCAACAACATTAAATCTAAGTCCTTGGGGAAATTCAAACCCTGTGCTACTAGTGATGACAATGACGACAATGAGCTACCACAGGGCAGACAAGAGCCTTTCATTGGATCCAAGACAGAGACAGCGCTACTCGGGCTCGCTAGGAAGTCCCTTGGAATGAAAACAATCCAAGAGCTGCGTCGCAATACAAGGTCAAATTTTAACATCGAGAGAATCGTGCAGGTCATAGAGTTCgaaagctcaagaaaaTGGGGCGCTATTGTGGTCAAGTATGAAGACTCGGATCGCTACAGGGTTTTTATCAAAGGCGCCGCTGAAATTGTTTTCAGCAGATGCCAATACCGAAGGAATATagatgatgaagttgaagtGATTACAGAAGATTCCAAGAAAGATATCGCTGATGAGATAAGATCACTGGCCTCTGGGGCATTAAGGGCTATATCTTTGGCCCACAAGGATTTTGTTGAATGTAGGTCCTGGCCGCCGGATGATCTGCGTGATGATAATGACTCCAGTATTGCCTCAGAAGAAAAGCTTTTTGGTGCAACGTTCAACCCTGATAGAGGAGGCTCCAGCGATGACAGATTggatgatgaggaaaaggGCTTCGTTCTTGATGGTATTGTCGGCATAGCGGATCCTTTGAGAGATGGTGTCAAATATTCCGTTGAGCAATGTCAACGAGCCGGTGTTTCGGTAAAGATGGTTACAGGTGATAATATAATAACCGCGAAGGCGATTGCGAAAAGCTGTCATATCCtttctgaagaatctgCAAGGGATCCGGATAGCGCCATGGAAGGTCCAAAGTTCCGGAAACTAAGTAAAAAGGAACGCATGCGCATAGCACCAAAGTTAAAAGTGTTGGCAAGGTCGTCTCCAGAGGACAAAAGATTACTGGTTAAGTCATTGAAGGAGATGTCGGAAGTAGTTGCTGCAACGGGTGATGGTACCAACGATGCACCTGCTTTGAAACTTGCTGACGTCGGTTTCTCGATGGGTATTTCGGGTACAGAGGTTGCAAGGGAGGCCTCCGACATTATTTTAATGACGGACGATTTTTCAGCAATTGGTAACGCGATTAAATGGGGTAGGTGCGTCTCATTGTCGATTAAAAAATTCATTCAGTTTCAACTTACTGTAAATGTAACTGCAGTTATTTTGACCTTTGTTTCctccatttcttcaatggaAGATAAATCCGTCTTGACGGCAGTGCAGTTGTTATGGGTTAATCTTATCATGGATACCTTGGCCGCTTTAGCCTTGGCAACTGATAAGCCAGATCCAATGATTATGAATCGCAAGCCTTTGGGTCGCTTTGCGCCTCTGATCTCTGTCTCGACATGGAAGATGATATTAATACAGTCAACTTTGCAACTGGCTGTAACATTTTTCTTGGTCTTCAATGGTCATGTATTGTTTTTCCCAGGAAAGGACTCCCTCAGTGGCCATGAACagcagcaattgaatgCCTGTATATTCAATACCTTTGTCTGGCTACAGTTCTTCACTCTTTTTGTTTCTAGAAAACTAGACGAAGGTGATGGTATATCGAACTGGAGACAAAGGATAAGCAAGACGaatttgaatttcttcCAGGATCTATTCAGAAATGGATACTTCATTGGAATTATGATCCTTATTGGAGGCTGTCAGACTTTAATTATGTTTTTCGGTGGAGCTGCGTTCTCTGTTGCGCGTCAAACACCTGCAATGTGGGCTGCGGCGATCATACTGGGCTCACTTTCAATACCTGTTGGTGCCTTGGTCAGAATCTGTCCCGACGAATGGATATTGAAAATATTCCCAAGTAGGCTCCTTCGTGGAATTAAGTATATTGTCACCTTCGAATTCACTCGGTCATCTAATAAGCGTAATtacgaagatgaagagtcATTGTTAGAAAGGGATGGAACTCCTAACTCCGGGATGAGTAGTGAGTAG
- the SEN34 gene encoding tRNA splicing endonuclease subunit SEN34 (ancestral locus Anc_4.116) yields MAVEPVRINVTMSEDGTVTNALVFSLKDIRRLREQGVCGVLSGSLPTIAQQNVFLSVPLRLSAEEAVWLLEKGYARANVSRPTAISETLQDESLASELSEKAKLRVEEEFERQRVYKREQHALKLRKLGIEEKHRDEDEHLLESSLFYEVMNDSTILRDGSGDAEDLVDRLKAKYSQDGNFKVFRSLRSHGLVVSPGARFGGKFIAYPGDPLRYHSHMVVSSPLDYRKDPIEFRDIINGSRLSTTVKKIWVLSGIDTQERQEEEQVKFFSIEWAGFG; encoded by the coding sequence ATGGCTGTTGAACCTGTGCGAATCAATGTTACCATGAGTGAGGATGGAACGGTGACGAATGCGTTGGTTTTTAGTCTGAAGGACATCAGACGATTGAGAGAGCAAGGTGTTTGCGGTGTTCTCTCTGGTAGTCTGCCTACGATTGCACAGCAGAATGTGTTTCTGTCTGTTCCTTTAAGGCTgtctgctgaagaagctgtgTGGTTGCTGGAGAAAGGCTACGCTAGGGCGAATGTGAGTAGACCCACCGCTATTAGCGAGACGCTACAGGACGAGAGTTTGGCCAGCGAGCTATCGGAGAAGGCAAAGTTGAGAGTGGAGGAAGAGTTTGAGCGACAGCGAGTCTACAAAAGGGAGCAGCACGCTTTGAAGTTGCGAAAGCTTGGGATCGAGGAGAAACATAGGGACGAAGATGAACATTTGCTGGAATCCTCGCTGTTCTACGAGGTCATGAACGATTCCACAATACTGCGAGATGGGAGCGGAGATGCCGAAGATTTGGTGGATCGCTTGAAGGCGAAATACTCTCAGGACGGTAACTTCAAGGTGTTCCGCAGCTTGAGAAGCCACGGTTTGGTTGTGTCACCGGGCGCGAGATTTGGCGGAAAGTTCATCGCCTATCCAGGAGACCCACTCCGATACCATTCGCATATGGTGGTCAGCTCGCCGCTTGACTACAGAAAAGATCCGATCGAGTTCCGCGATATAATCAACGGATCCAGGCTGTCAACTACCGTTAAAAAGATATGGGTTCTGAGTGGCATCGACACACAGGAGAGGCAAGAGGAAGAACAGGTCAAGTTCTTCTCGATCGAATGGGCGGGGTTCGGTTAA
- a CDS encoding NAD(P)-dependent alcohol dehydrogenase produces MAIKVDYPREFKGFAITDPKDWDRPKLTSYEPKKFGEHDVDIEVECCGICASELFSLKNEWSDAPLACLSSSYGPKSQVVGHEVIGRVVAVGDKVTLCSLGQRVGLGAQASSCMACPRCSSNNEQYCLKSVGTYCSRYPDGYVSQGGYSSHVRAHEQFCFPIPDRIPSAYVAPLMCGGLTVYSPIKRSIEGIESPRVGIIGIGGLGHMAVMIAKALGAHVTAFSRSSEKKEDALKMGADSFIATGEDENWSSGLTDSFHLILNCASSTTALDLDAFASVLKVNRQLLSVGLPEKNESFDLKPFTFIRSGCSIGVSKLGSRQEAIELLDLAAKHGFKPWVETIDVSEAGIHEGLTRLDRGDVRYRFTLVGFNKFFGTGAR; encoded by the coding sequence ATGGCAATTAAAGTTGATTATCCCCGAGAATTTAAAGGTTTCGCCATTACGGATCCTAAGGACTGGGACCGACCAAAGTTGACTTCGTATGAACCGAAGAAGTTTGGTGAACACGACGTTGACATTGAGGTTGAGTGCTGTGGCATTTGTGCCTCCGAGctgttttctttgaagaatgagTGGTCGGACGCGCCTTTAGCTTGTCTCTCGTCTAGTTACGGGCCCAAATCTCAGGTTGTAGGCCACGAAGTCATCGGCAGAGTGGTCGCCGTTGGCGACAAAGTTACTCTTTGTAGTTTAGGCCAGAGGGTCGGTTTGGGTGCGCAGGCTTCGTCTTGTATGGCATGTCCGCGTTGTTCGAGCAATAACGAACAGTACTGTTTGAAGAGCGTCGGCACCTACTGTTCTAGGTACCCTGATGGGTATGTGTCGCAGGGCGGATATTCTTCGCACGTCCGTGCTCATGAGCAGTTCTGTTTCCCAATTCCCGATCGGATCCCATCCGCGTATGTCGCGCCATTGATGTGTGGTGGACTCACGGTGTACTCGCCGATCAAGCGTAGCATCGAAGGGATTGAGAGCCCTAGAGTCGGGATCATTGGCATCGGTGGTCTGGGACATATGGCGGTCATGATCGCCAAAGCACTTGGAGCACACGTTACGGCCTTCTCCCGGTCAagcgagaagaaggaggatGCCTTGAAAATGGGCGCCGATTCCTTCATCGCTACCGGGGAGGATGAGAACTGGAGCTCTGGCTTGACCGATAGTTTTCACTTGATTTTGAACTGTGCGTCTTCGACTACGGCTTTGGATCTTGACGCTTTCGCCAGCGTCTTGAAAGTGAACCGCCAACTGCTCTCTGTCGGCTTGCCCGAAAAGAACGAAAGCTTCGACCTTAAACCATTCACCTTCATCAGAAGCGGCTGCTCTATCGGTGTCTCCAAGCTGGGTTCTAGACAGGAGGCGATCGAGCTGCTCGACTTAGCGGCCAAGCACGGTTTCAAGCCTTGGGTCGAAACCATCGATGTCTCGGAAGCCGGCATCCACGAAGGTCTGACCAGACTGGACAGAGGAGATGTCAGATACCGGTTTACGCTGGTCGGGTTCAACAAATTCTTCGGTACTGGAGCTAGATAG
- the PMA1 gene encoding H(+)-exporting P2-type ATPase PMA1 (ancestral locus Anc_4.115), which produces MSEAVHEPTTEKAPQVPPSESDESDDDDIDALIDELQSNHNLDDEESEDEGRAAAGEARVIPEEMLQTDPSYGLTSDEVTKRRKKYGLNQMAEENENLLVKFLMFFIGPIQFVMEAAAILAAGLEDWVDFGVICGLLMLNAGVGFIQEYQAGSIVDELKKTLANTAIVIRDGELVEIPANEIVPGDILQLEDGTVIPADGRIVTEDCFVQIDQSAITGESLAVDKHYGDQTFSSSTVKRGEAFMIVTATGDNTFVGRAAALVNQAAGGQGHFTEVLNGIGIILLVLVIITLLVVWTAGFYRTNRIVPILRYTLGITIVGVPVGLPAVVTTTMAVGAAYLAKKQAIVQKLSAIESLAGVEILCSDKTGTLTKNKLSLHEPYTVEGVSADDLMLTACLAASRKKKGLDAIDKAFLKSLINYPKAKNALTKYKVLEFHPFDPVSKKVTAVVESPEGERIVCVKGAPLFVLKTVEEDHPIPEDVHENYENKVAELASRGFRALGVARKRGEGHWEILGVMPCMDPPRDDTAQTVNEARRLGLRVKMLTGDAVGIAKETCRQLGLGDNIYNAERLGLGGGGDMPGSELADFVENADGFAEVFPQHKYKVVEILQNRGYLVAMTGDGVNDAPSLKKADTGIAVEGATDAARSAADIVFLAPGLSAIIDALKTSRQIFHRMYSYVVYRIALSLHLEIFLGLWIAILNHSLNIELIVFIAIFADVATLAIAYDNAPYSQKPVKWNLPRLWGMSIILGVILAVGTWITLTSMFLPKGGIIQNFGSIDGVLFLEISLTENWLIFITRAVGPFWSSIPSWQLAGAVFAVDIIATMFTLFGWWSQNWTDIVTVVRIYIWSVGVFCVMGGAYYLMSESEAFDRLMNGKPMKEPKSTRSVEDFLAAMQRVSTQHEKEH; this is translated from the coding sequence ATGTCTGAAGCTGTGCATGAACCAACGACGGAGAAGGCTCCACAGGTTCCACCTAGTGAGTCTGACGAGTCTGACGACGATGACATCGACGCTttgatcgatgagttgCAATCCAACCACAACTTGGACGATGAGGAGTCCGAGGATGAAGGTAGAGCCGCTGCAGGTGAAGCCAGAGTCATCCCAGAAGAGATGTTGCAAACCGACCCATCGTACGGTTTGACCTCTGACGAAGTaaccaagagaagaaagaagtaCGGTCTTAACCAGATGGCTGAGGAGAACGAGAACTTGCTTGTCAAGTTTTTGATGTTCTTCATTGGTCCAATTCAATTCGTTATGGAGGCTGCTGCTATCTTGGCTGCCGGTTTGGAAGATTGGGTCGATTTTGGTGTTATCTGTGGTTTGCTTATGTTGAACGCTGGTGTTGGTTTCATTCAGGAATACCAAGCCGGCTCCATTGTcgatgaattgaagaagactttgGCTAACACTGCCATTGTCATTAGAGATGGTGAACTGGTCGAGATTCCAGCCAACGAGATCGTCCCAGGTGACATCCTGCAATTGGAAGATGGTACCGTTATCCCAGCTGATGGTCGTATTGTTACTGAGGACTGCTTTGTTCAAATCGACCAATCTGCCATCACTGGTGAGTCCTTGGCCGTTGACAAGCACTATGGTGACCAGACtttctcctcttccacCGTTAAGAGAGGTGAGGCTTTCATGATCGTTACCGCTACTGGTGACAACACTTTTGTCGGtagagctgctgctttggTTAACCAGGCTGCTGGTGGCCAAGGTCACTTCACCGAAGTCTTGAACGGTATTGGTATTATCTTGTTGGTTTTGGTCATCATCACTTTGTTGGTTGTCTGGACCGCTGGTTTCTACAGAACCAACCGTATCGTTCCAATCTTGAGATACACCTTGGGTATCACCATTGTCGGTGTTCCAGTCGGTTTGCCAGCTGTCGTTACCACTACCATGGCTGTCGGCGCTGCTTACTTGGCTAAGAAGCAAGCTATTGTCCAAAAGTTGTCCGCTATTGAGTCTTTGGCTGGTGTCGAGATCTTGTGTTCTGATAAGACTGGTACTTTGACCAAGAACAAGTTGTCCTTGCACGAACCATACACTGTCGAGGGTGTCTCTGCCGATGACTTGATGTTGACTGCTTGTTTGGCTGCTtccagaaagaagaagggtTTGGATGCTATCGACAaggctttcttgaaatctttGATCAACTATCCAAAGGCTAAGAACGCTTTGACCAAGTACAAGGTCTTGGAATTCCACCCATTCGACCCTgtctccaagaaagttaCCGCTGTTGTTGAATCCCCAGAAGGTGAAAGAATTGTCTGTGTTAAAGGTGCTCCTTTGTTCGTCTTGAAGACTGTCGAGGAAGACCACCCAATCCCTGAGGATGTCCACGAAAACTACGAGAACAAGGTTGCTGAGTTGGCTTCCAGAGGTTTCAGAGCTTTGGGTGTCGCTAGAAAGAGAGGTGAAGGTCACTGGGAAATTTTGGGTGTTATGCCATGTATGGATCCTCCAAGAGACGACACTGCTCAAACTGTTAACGAAGCTAGACGTCTAGGTCTAAGAGTTAAGATGTTAACTGGTGACGCTGTCGGTATCGCTAAGGAAACTTGTAGACAATTGGGTTTGGGTGACAACATTTACAACGCTGAAAGACTAGGTCTaggtggtggtggtgacATGCCAGGTTCTGAATTGGCTGACTTTGTCGAGAACGCCGACGGTTTCGCTGAAGTTTTCCCACAACACAAGTACAAGGTTGTCgaaattttgcaaaacagaGGTTACTTGGTTGCTATGACTGGTGACGGTGTTAACGATGCcccatctttgaagaaggctgACACCGGTATTGCCGTCGAAGGTGCTACCGATGCTGCTAGATCCGCTGCTGATATTGTTTTCTTGGCCCCAGGTTTGTCTGCTATTattgatgctttgaagacCTCGAGACAAATTTTCCACAGAATGTACTCTTACGTCGTCTACCGTATCGCTTTGTCTCTACATTTGGAAATCTTCTTGGGTCTATGGATTGCTATTCTAAACCACTCCTTGAACATCGAATTGATTGTTTTCATTGCTATTTTCGCTGACGTTGCTACTTTGGCTATTGCTTATGACAACGCTCCTTACTCTCAAAAGCCTGTCAAGTGGAACTTGCCAAGACTATGGGGTATGTCCATCATTTTGGGTGTTATCTTGGCTGTCGGTACTTGGATTACTTTGACCTCCATGTTCTTGCCAAAGGGTGGTATCATCCAAAACTTTGGTTCCATTGACGGTGTCTTGTTTTTGGAAATCTCCTTGACTGAAAACTGGTTGATTTTCATCACAAGAGCAGTTGGTCCTTTCTGGTCTTCTATCCCATCTTGGCAATTGGCCGGTGCGGTGTTCGCCGTTGACATCATCGCCACCATGTTCACCTTGTTCGGCTGGTGGTCTCAGAACTGGACCGACATTGTCACTGTCGTCCGTATCTATATCTGGTCTGTCGGTGTCTTCTGTGTCATGGGTGGTGCTTACTACCTAATGTCTGAATCTGAAGCATTCGACAGATTGATGAATGGTAAGCCAATGAAGGAACCAAAATCGACCAGATCCGTCGAAGACTTCTTGGCTGCCATGCAAAGAGTCTCTACTCAACACGAAAAAGAACATTAA
- the PUF4 gene encoding Puf4p (ancestral locus Anc_4.114), protein MSIQESSERKASFSGVDPIVPESLDSALGQLHLEELEETPASESGIRPSNEANAQFSSVPPSHMFPHPQMFGMGFIPYSQMMPVPHHTGFFPSPDSGIGMTGLANNSPGGPIMFNNSNDASVFSPPPGPTSEGFRVSALTGETTAPKANDPLWASGSASQAAVDTLASSATKDAAFMNNSSSSKVAAVSSTGFRRQTFHAISANDLVDSMVSKSSAADSVINSDSTDKPSAANLLQPEQLDVPAVRAQSISLEKNNNNSIFTAPEPTEDQEGSKTAAGEEANSSVSYAAAYPYGGALMQPNPVLSGHPLPGSSPAYGVASPFHGAYGFASPFQFSGVHSPSSHLQPNSPFPVAQVGEGSAGNRQVPSPAHGEHPGNTVLEEPSSAAQVPSLHQHQQNGTPPPWIYGNHPFGIVPHPFSQGHHHMLHPNGGHTGDHTNHSNRRSNNGGHKGGKSGHYSNGRNKNRNGGHYHQNNSNHGGDNANRQRKMEEAARYADASLEQFIGSIYSLCKDQHGCRFLQKQLDVLGSEAADSIFKETKDHTVELMTDSFGNYLIQKLLERVTLEQRVSLAKMAAPHFVYIASNPHGTRALQKLVECIQTKQEAQIVIDSLKGSVVELSKDLNGNHIVQKCLQKLKPSDVQFIFDAACSHCTEIATHRHGCCVLQRCLDHGDEEQRTKLCGKLLTNIDHLTLDPFGNYVVQYIISKETEQGDYKFTYQIVHALKPKVTELSLHKFGSNVIEKILRTPEVSDILVVELLGARGETDIQALLNDGYGNYVLQTMLDVTHQYNQYLHRSLVDIVRPLLVGPIRNTPHGRRIMGILRID, encoded by the coding sequence ATGTCTATCCAGGAATCTTCTGAGAGGAAAGCTAGCTTTTCCGGTGTTGATCCCATCGTTCCTGAATCGTTAGATTCTGCTTTGGGCCAATTACATTTAGAGGAGTTGGAGGAAACCCCAGCATCTGAGTCAGGTATAAGGCCCTCCAATGAAGCGAACGCTCAGTTTTCCTCGGTGCCACCCTCTCATATGTTTCCCCATCCTCAAATGTTTGGCATGGGCTTTATTCCGTATTCCCAGATGATGCCTGTCCCGCATCATACAGGGTTTTTTCCTTCACCTGATTCAGGAATAGGCATGACGGGCTTGGCAAATAATAGCCCTGGAGGTCCAATTATGTTCAACAATTCTAACGACGCATCAGTGTTTAGTCCACCACCCGGTCCTACCTCTGAAGGATTCCGAGTAAGTGCGCTAACGGGAGAAACAACTGCTCCTAAGGCAAACGACCCACTCTGGGCTTCCGGTTCTGCGTCGCAGGCTGCAGTAGATACACTGGCTTCTTCGGCGACTAAAGATGCAGCATTCATGAATaattcttcgtcatcaaaGGTAGCGGCTGTTTCTAGTACTGGATTCAGAAGACAAACTTTTCATGCTATTTCAGCTAATGATCTAGTCGATTCAATGGTAAGCAAGTCCTCAGCAGCCGATTCGGTCATCAATTCTGATTCAACAGACAAGCCTTCTGCAGCCAACCTTCTGCAACCTGAGCAACTTGATGTACCCGCTGTTAGAGCACAATCTATTTCATTAGAGAAGAACAATAACAATTCGATCTTTACCGCCCCAGAGCCTACTGAAGACCAGGAAGGTTCTAAAACTGCGGCGGGCGAAGAGGCAAACTCGTCAGTTTCCTATGCTGCAGCTTACCCCTATGGTGGTGCTCTGATGCAACCGAATCCTGTGCTCTCGGGGCATCCCCTACCCGGGTCATCTCCCGCTTATGGTGTTGCATCTCCGTTCCACGGTGCATACGGATTTGCATCTCCTTTCCAGTTCTCTGGAGTGCATAGCCCAAGCTCGCATTTGCAGCCAAATTCACCTTTTCCCGTTGCTCAAGTTGGTGAGGGATCAGCTGGAAATCGGCAGGTTCCTTCACCTGCGCATGGTGAACATCCTGGAAATACTGTGTTAGAGGAGCCGTCATCTGCGGCTCAGGTGCCTTCTTTGCATCAACATCAACAAAATGGCACCCCTCCACCTTGGATTTACGGGAATCATCCTTTTGGGATAGTTCCTCATCCATTCTCTCAGGGTCATCACCATATGCTGCATCCTAATGGCGGCCATACTGGTGACCACACTAACCATAGTAACCGCCGCTCCAATAATGGTGGACATAAAGGAGGTAAATCTGGCCACTATAGCAACGGCAGGAATAAGAATAGAAATGGAGGCCACTATCATCAGAATAACTCAAACCATGGAGGTGATAACGCTAACAGGCAACGGAAAATGGAGGAAGCGGCGCGCTATGCGGACGCCTCCTTAGAGCAATTCATAGGGAGCATTTATTCCCTTTGTAAAGACCAACATGGTTGCCGGTTTTTGCAGAAACAGTTGGATGTTCTAGGGTCCGAAGCCGCAGATTCTATTTTCAAGGAAACCAAAGACCATACTGTGGAATTAATGACTGATTCCTTTGGAAACTACTTAATTCAAAAATTGTTGGAGCGGGTGACTTTGGAGCAGAGGGTTTCCTTGGCTAAGATGGCTGCTCCTCATTTTGTGTATATTGCATCTAATCCTCATGGTACCAGAGCTTTACAGAAACTAGTTGAATGCATCCAGACAAAACAAGAAGCACAAATTGTTATCGATTCATTGAAGGGTTCCGTAGTTGAACTGAGTAAAGATTTGAATGGTAATCACATCGTTCAGAAATGTTTGCAGAAGCTCAAGCCAAGCGACGTGCAGTTTATCTTTGATGCGGCCTGCAGTCACTGCACTGAAATTGCCACCCACAGACATGGCTGTTGCGTACTACAACGCTGCTTAGACCatggcgatgaagagcaGCGAACGAAACTTTGCGGCAAGCTACTAACTAATATCGATCATCTGACTTTAGATCCTTTTGGTAACTATGTTGTTCAGTACATCATTTCAAAGGAAACTGAACAAGGGGATTACAAATTTACCTACCAAATTGTACATGCCTTAAAACCTAAAGTGACGGAACTTTCTTTGCATAAGTTTGGTTCAAACGTcattgagaagatattAAGAACACCGGAGGTGTCTGATATTCTAGTAGTAGAATTACTGGGTGCAAGAGGCGAGACCGATATTCAAGCACTCTTAAATGATGGCTATGGTAACTATGTTCTGCAAACAATGCTTGATGTCACACATCAATATAACCAGTACCTGCATAGAAGTTTAGTTGATATCGTCCGGCCGCTACTTGTTGGACCTATAAGAAACACGCCGCACGGGAGAAGAATTATGGGAATACTCCGAATTGACTGA